From Desulforhopalus sp., one genomic window encodes:
- a CDS encoding FKBP-type peptidyl-prolyl cis-trans isomerase — MVVAEGQGATPQKGALVTVHYTGKLLNGKKFDSSVDRGQPIDFPVGRGQVIKGWDEALLSMKKGEKRVLIIPPQLGYGPSGRGPIPPNAYMVFDVELVNFQ, encoded by the coding sequence GTGGTCGTCGCTGAAGGTCAGGGTGCGACCCCGCAAAAAGGCGCACTGGTCACCGTCCACTACACCGGCAAGCTGCTGAACGGCAAGAAATTCGACAGCTCCGTCGATCGCGGCCAGCCTATCGACTTCCCGGTAGGGCGCGGTCAGGTAATCAAAGGCTGGGACGAGGCCCTGTTGTCCATGAAAAAAGGCGAGAAGCGCGTCCTCATCATCCCGCCCCAGCTTGGCTACGGGCCATCCGGACGGGGCCCGATCCCACCGAATGCCTATATGGTCTTTGATGTAGAGTTGGTAAATTTTCAATAA